One part of the Gammaproteobacteria bacterium genome encodes these proteins:
- a CDS encoding cytochrome b N-terminal domain-containing protein — protein MSKMNNFMGWIDARFPATKMWEEHLSKYYAPKNFNFWYFFGSLALLVLVLQFVTGIFLTMNYKPDGALAFASVEYIMRDVEWGWLIRYMHSTGASMFFVVIYLHMFRGIMYGSYKKPRELIWILGMFLYVALMAEAFMGYLLPWGQMSYWGAQVIISLFSAIPYVGEPLSLWIRGDYVISDATLNRFFAFHVIAVPLILLGLVVAHILALHEVGSNNPDGVEIKKHKDENGVPLDGIPFHPYYSVKDLVGVGVFLTLFSAVIFWAPEMGGYFLEHANFVPADPLKTPEHIAPVWYFTPFYAILRAVPDKLFGVIAMGASIVILFVLPWLDRNGIRSIRFRSLAYKLNLTVFVISFVVLGWLGMQPSTPTLTLFSQIFSALYFSFFLALFLISKNEKTKPVPERVTD, from the coding sequence ATGAGCAAGATGAACAATTTTATGGGCTGGATTGATGCCCGCTTCCCTGCAACCAAGATGTGGGAAGAGCACCTTTCCAAATATTACGCGCCGAAGAACTTTAACTTTTGGTACTTCTTTGGTTCATTGGCGCTGTTGGTGTTGGTATTGCAATTTGTCACCGGCATCTTCTTGACCATGAACTACAAACCTGACGGCGCATTGGCCTTTGCTTCCGTCGAATACATTATGCGCGATGTGGAATGGGGCTGGCTGATTCGTTACATGCATTCCACCGGTGCCTCGATGTTCTTTGTGGTGATTTATCTACACATGTTCCGTGGCATCATGTACGGTTCCTACAAAAAACCTCGTGAGCTGATCTGGATCTTAGGCATGTTCCTTTATGTCGCTCTGATGGCCGAAGCCTTTATGGGGTACCTGCTGCCTTGGGGGCAGATGTCCTATTGGGGTGCTCAAGTGATCATCTCCCTGTTCAGCGCCATTCCCTATGTAGGCGAACCCCTGTCTCTTTGGATTCGGGGCGATTACGTCATATCCGATGCCACCTTGAACCGGTTCTTTGCTTTCCATGTCATTGCTGTACCGTTGATCTTATTAGGTCTGGTCGTGGCACATATTCTGGCTCTACACGAAGTAGGCTCTAACAATCCCGATGGCGTTGAAATCAAAAAACACAAAGATGAAAACGGTGTCCCCTTGGACGGCATCCCCTTCCATCCTTACTACTCAGTCAAAGATTTGGTGGGTGTTGGGGTGTTTTTGACCCTCTTCAGTGCGGTGATTTTCTGGGCACCGGAAATGGGCGGTTACTTTTTAGAACACGCCAATTTTGTCCCCGCAGATCCATTGAAAACCCCTGAGCACATTGCACCCGTGTGGTATTTCACCCCCTTCTACGCCATTTTGCGTGCCGTACCTGACAAGCTGTTTGGCGTCATTGCGATGGGTGCTTCCATTGTGATTTTGTTTGTTTTGCCCTGGCTGGATCGTAACGGCATACGTTCGATTCGTTTCCGTTCTTTGGCTTACAAACTGAATCTGACCGTCTTTGTAATCAGTTTTGTTGTGCTGGGCTGGTTGGGTATGCAACCCTCCACCCCCACCTTGACGCTTTTTTCACAGATTTTCAGCGCACTCTATTTTAGTTTTTTCTTAGCGCTGTTTTTAATCAGCAAAAATGAAAAAACCAAACCGGTTCCAGAGAGGGTCACAGACTAA
- a CDS encoding ClpXP protease specificity-enhancing factor — protein sequence MSDIMTSNRAYLVRALFDWIIDNNLTPYLLVDASDPQVVVPQQFVEEQKIVLNISPSATSNLVLGNEAIGFNARFSGQPMNVSFPIDAVMAIYAKENGQGMMFAKEEAAVLLDNETDSDPEPKPPTPPASKRPTLKVVK from the coding sequence ATGTCAGATATTATGACCTCCAATCGCGCCTATCTGGTGCGTGCCTTATTCGACTGGATCATTGATAACAACCTGACCCCGTACTTGTTGGTCGATGCATCTGACCCACAGGTTGTGGTACCGCAGCAATTTGTCGAAGAGCAGAAAATCGTCCTCAATATCAGCCCCAGCGCCACCAGCAACTTGGTGCTGGGCAATGAGGCCATCGGTTTTAATGCGCGTTTTTCTGGCCAGCCCATGAACGTCTCTTTTCCGATAGATGCTGTGATGGCCATTTACGCTAAAGAAAACGGCCAAGGGATGATGTTCGCCAAAGAAGAGGCCGCTGTTTTATTGGACAATGAAACCGACTCTGATCCTGAACCAAAACCACCCACACCGCCTGCCAGCAAACGACCCACGCTGAAGGTCGTCAAATAA
- a CDS encoding Nif3-like dinuclear metal center hexameric protein, protein MLERNTLLAYLDALLAKDDFQDYAPNGLQVEGRSQIKKIVTGVTATQALIEAAIDNNADLLLVHHGFFWKGEDPCVVGMKQRRLKALLQADLNLVAYHLPLDAHPTLGNNAQLAQRLGISATQSVSAGGTRDLLWLGQLPQAISAQDFAAQLEQQLQRTPLLIESCDKMIKTLAWCSGAAQGFISQAATLGADAYLSGEISEQTVHVAHECDIHYFSAGHHATERFGVQALGSHLAEKYALEHQFIDIGNPV, encoded by the coding sequence ATGTTGGAACGCAACACTCTGCTGGCCTATCTGGATGCACTCTTAGCCAAAGATGACTTTCAAGATTACGCCCCCAATGGCTTACAGGTTGAAGGCCGTTCACAGATCAAAAAAATTGTCACCGGTGTCACCGCCACCCAAGCACTAATTGAAGCGGCCATTGATAACAACGCCGATCTGCTGTTGGTACACCACGGCTTTTTCTGGAAAGGTGAAGACCCTTGCGTGGTGGGCATGAAACAGCGCCGCCTAAAAGCACTGTTGCAAGCCGATCTTAATCTGGTCGCCTACCATCTGCCATTGGACGCTCACCCCACCCTGGGCAACAACGCTCAATTGGCTCAGCGATTGGGCATCAGCGCAACCCAAAGTGTGTCTGCGGGCGGCACACGGGACTTACTCTGGCTTGGACAATTGCCGCAGGCCATTTCAGCTCAAGACTTTGCTGCACAACTGGAACAGCAACTGCAACGCACTCCCTTATTAATCGAGAGCTGTGACAAAATGATCAAAACTTTGGCTTGGTGCTCCGGCGCAGCTCAGGGTTTTATTAGCCAAGCAGCGACCCTAGGCGCTGATGCTTACCTCAGCGGTGAGATCTCTGAGCAGACGGTACACGTCGCTCATGAGTGCGATATTCACTATTTTTCTGCTGGTCACCACGCCACAGAACGCTTTGGAGTACAAGCACTGGGGTCACACTTGGCAGAAAAATACGCTCTGGAACATCAATTTATTGATATTGGTAATCCAGTCTAA
- the petA gene encoding ubiquinol-cytochrome c reductase iron-sulfur subunit, with product MSTEVVDKSRRRFLTAATGVVGAVGAAAVAVPFVSSMLPSARARAAGAPVEADLSKLEPGQLLTIEWRGKPVWIVRRTEEALQTLSSLDSRLRDPASDVLSQQPEYAHNAVRSIKPEFMIMVGICTHLGCSPTFRPEMAPADLGPDWKGGFACPCHGSLFDLAGRVYHNVPAPTNLVVPPHKYLSDHFILIGDDGSVA from the coding sequence ATGTCTACTGAAGTTGTAGATAAAAGCAGACGCCGCTTTCTTACAGCTGCGACCGGTGTGGTTGGAGCTGTTGGAGCTGCTGCCGTGGCGGTTCCGTTTGTATCCTCCATGTTGCCGAGTGCTCGTGCTCGTGCCGCTGGAGCACCTGTTGAAGCCGATCTGAGCAAACTGGAACCCGGTCAGCTGTTAACCATTGAGTGGCGCGGCAAACCCGTCTGGATCGTACGACGTACCGAAGAAGCACTGCAAACCTTGTCGAGCCTGGACTCCCGTCTGCGTGACCCTGCCTCTGACGTACTCAGTCAACAACCTGAATACGCCCATAACGCAGTACGCTCGATCAAACCCGAATTTATGATCATGGTCGGCATTTGTACGCACTTAGGCTGTTCTCCCACCTTCCGCCCTGAAATGGCACCGGCTGATTTGGGTCCTGACTGGAAAGGCGGCTTTGCTTGTCCTTGTCACGGTTCACTCTTTGATTTAGCCGGTCGTGTCTATCACAATGTGCCTGCACCAACAAATTTAGTGGTTCCTCCACACAAATACCTGAGCGATCACTTTATCCTAATTGGTGATGATGGGAGCGTAGCTTAA
- a CDS encoding glutathione S-transferase N-terminal domain-containing protein has product MSSIANRRSVMMLFSVPNCLHSHRVRIVLAEKDITVDILDVDLDNKPEDLLDINPYNSTPTLVDRELVLYDSRVIIEYLDERFPHPPLMPVDPVSRAHTRLSLFRIENDWYSLVGELESGDAARVETARLRLTEELIASNDIFAVKPFFLSDDFTLVDASLAPLLWRLPLYGIEIPDTAPDLKIYMQRIFAREGVRNSLSEAEKEWR; this is encoded by the coding sequence ATGTCGTCAATCGCCAATCGTCGATCTGTGATGATGCTGTTTTCTGTGCCGAACTGTTTACACAGTCATCGTGTGCGTATTGTCCTTGCCGAAAAAGACATTACGGTGGACATTCTTGATGTGGATCTAGACAACAAACCGGAAGATCTACTGGACATTAACCCCTACAACTCCACCCCTACTTTGGTGGATCGTGAATTGGTATTGTACGATTCACGGGTGATTATTGAATATTTAGACGAGCGTTTTCCTCATCCACCACTGATGCCCGTTGACCCCGTCTCTCGGGCGCACACTCGGCTCTCGCTGTTTCGGATCGAAAACGATTGGTACAGTCTGGTAGGCGAATTAGAAAGCGGTGATGCTGCTCGTGTTGAGACGGCTCGTTTACGTTTGACCGAAGAGTTAATCGCTTCCAACGATATTTTTGCCGTCAAGCCATTTTTCCTCAGCGATGACTTCACATTGGTGGATGCCAGCTTGGCACCTCTGCTCTGGCGTTTGCCACTCTACGGCATTGAAATCCCCGACACAGCGCCCGATCTAAAAATTTACATGCAACGTATTTTTGCCCGCGAAGGGGTACGAAACAGCCTCAGTGAAGCAGAAAAAGAGTGGCGCTAG
- a CDS encoding cytochrome c1, producing MKTLLVAFLITLMPLTGMASGSAVHLDEANIDPSDKASLQRGAKYFINYCMGCHSVKYQRYSRMASDLGLSDAQVEDNLIFTTDEDGAPSKVGSLMTINMSDKYAKAAFGVVPPDLSLVARSRSPDWIYTYLRSFYLDDSRPMGVNNSLFKNVGMPHVLWELQGLQTARYEAHEEGAEKHISHLELTQKGSLNEAEYNTVVRDLVNFLAYVAEPTKQKRESMGIWVILFLMFFTFIAYQLKKEYWKDIH from the coding sequence ATGAAAACACTCCTTGTAGCATTTTTGATCACGCTCATGCCACTGACCGGTATGGCCTCTGGCAGTGCAGTTCATCTGGATGAAGCCAACATTGATCCCAGCGACAAAGCATCCTTGCAACGTGGGGCGAAATATTTCATCAACTATTGCATGGGCTGTCACTCGGTTAAATATCAGCGTTACAGCCGCATGGCCAGTGACTTAGGCTTGAGTGATGCTCAAGTAGAAGATAACTTGATCTTTACCACCGATGAAGATGGTGCACCGTCTAAGGTTGGCTCGTTAATGACGATTAATATGTCGGACAAATACGCCAAAGCCGCCTTTGGAGTCGTACCACCAGATCTGAGCTTAGTGGCGCGTTCTCGCAGTCCAGACTGGATCTACACCTACCTGCGCAGCTTTTACCTGGATGATTCACGCCCCATGGGTGTAAATAACTCGCTGTTCAAAAACGTCGGTATGCCCCACGTTTTATGGGAATTGCAAGGCTTGCAAACGGCACGCTACGAAGCTCACGAAGAGGGTGCTGAAAAACACATCTCACATCTGGAGTTGACTCAAAAAGGCAGTTTGAATGAGGCGGAATACAATACCGTGGTACGAGATTTGGTGAATTTCCTCGCTTACGTAGCGGAGCCCACCAAGCAGAAACGTGAAAGCATGGGCATTTGGGTTATTTTGTTCCTGATGTTCTTCACCTTCATCGCGTATCAGCTGAAGAAGGAATACTGGAAAGACATCCACTAA